TTCCCCAACCGGTGGTGTCCCTCCTTCCCGCGTGTCGTAGCTCAGagcaccttgtgcgaaggctggCTACGAGTTGCTCCACACTTGCTTGCCAGAAGCTTCCATAGCTGTAAAAGGATCACCAATTTGTACATCACATCAGCCGGATGTCGAAAAAATATACCCTCGATAATTGCTTTGTTACGGGTTCTTCAAAGAGACCACGCAAGGGCCGCAAACCCCACGCAAGCAAAGCCTATGATCCTGGTCACTCGAGGCTTTGATCAAACGGAACACATCCAAGAAAGATCCCGGATTCCACGTACAACCCGTAGTCGCCCGAAGCACACTCCACGCGAATCTAGCGACGACGCATCGCAAAATGATATGATCGCATGTCTCATCATCGCCACACCATACGCCCTTGTCATCACCCAGCACGTTGCGTTTTCTCACTTGAGATCCTATTCCTCGCCACTTGCCAAAGAaagattttatttttctttttgatgGGATTCTAGCCTTCCATAGCCCACTTAAGCTGCAAGGAGGCGCAGACGAAAGATCTCTCGATACAAGGACCCGGTCGAAAAATCCCATTTCTGTTTTTTCCACAATGGCAAACTACATATAAGTGGGACCTTTCTTTTCCTTACCAGATCATTGGTAATTTCAATTGATAAATATGCAAAATAGGATGTTTAAGGTAATATAATTAGTTAATTCCTGCATCTTTATATGATGTTCTTAGGTCCAAAATCACCATATTAGCAGTTCTTAATTAGGTCGATTGGGCCAATATGATGACATTGCTAAAGTCGTTCTAAACCATAAGCGAGGCACTACTAGCTAGCTTGCaagtaccccgcaaaaaaaagctAGCTTGCaagtaccccgcaaaaaaaactaGCTTGCAAGTACCCTTGTGGTAGCTCATCGGATAGGCCCGGCGGAGTGGTGCTCAAGATTCGTAACAACATCTCCActgccacccccccccccccccaccccccagcCCCGCATGGCACTTTTTTTTATGGTCGGTGCCAAAAAAAGTCCAGTCGCATTTTCAGGAGTCCAAAATTCACTGGTTTAGGCCGAATTTGGCGGCGGCGGACCCAAACCGAACCCAACACGCTGGGGGTCGACTGGGGCCGCCGGGGGAAAGGAAAATGGTGCCAAAACTTCCCACGCCCGACCCTTGTGGACCCGCAAAGTCAGCGACTAggcttcgtcgtcctcatcgcctcgcCTCTGCTCCCGCGCGAATCAATGTcaaggctgccgccggtcagccttTCATTGAACACGGGCGGCGCGTCCACACTGCTGCCGCCCCCTCGCCGCTATAAAAGTCTGTCTTCATCGCCACTCGTCGCACACTCGCCacctccatctctctctctcgcctGCCTCCAGCGCCGACCATCCCTCTCTCTTCTTCGCCGTCCTCAAGCACTCGCCATGGCAGAGTGGTTCCCAGGCGAcggagcggcggccaacggcttcaGCCACCGCTGGCTGCATGACTGGGAGGCGCACCTGCTGCAGGGGCCAACTACCTGGTGCGTGTGCCCGGCACATGGCGGCTGAGCGCCGGCGGCATCCCCGTGCCTCCAATGCCCTTCGGCACGGAACGCGCCGCAGAGATCACGACGATCCGGGCGAACATGCTGGAGCAAGCGCGCCAGCAGCCATGGTACGTGGTAGACAACGACGCGCTCTGGACCGCCTACTTCGAGCGGTGCCGCGCCGAGCAGCTGGCGTCCACCTACGGCGCCCCAGCGCCGGGGGAGGGGGGTAGAACGCGGAGGGTCGCCGACAATGGTAGGGCGCGCCGGGGCGGACTCTGTCCGCCGTGCTCGCGCCTATCGAGGGCGTCAATGAGCCGCCGCTAGTGTACCTGGCGCCCACCTTCTCTCGCTTCCGCGGAAGCTCCTGGACGCCGAGGCGCATGGACACGCCGTCCTCGTCGTCCTCGGGCGCCCGCTCCTCCGGGTCGGCGCCGCTCCTCCCGATCAAACCCGAGCCGCAGGAGACGTCGCTCCGTCGGTGCACCCGCGGCGGCAACCTCGTCATTAAGGAGGGCGCCCGCGTCCCTTCTCCCCCTCCCGGCAATAAATAGCACGGCTTGGTAGCGCATGATCCTACTCATGCACAAatcctactactactactacaacaacaacaactactACTACTAGTGCTAACCCTAGCTCGGGACGTATGGGCacgttgttgttgttgctgtatGGGCACAAGTCCAAATCACCTGTCATATACTCCCAGGAATATCTTCAACATTACTATCTCCGTCTTGGTTTATTATTCTCCGTTGTATTCCGTGCCAAATTTTGATCATAGATTTAAATAACAAAAtattcatgcatgtcacaaaaaattatatcattgaaaactatgctcaaatacgaatccaacggtatactttttgttgacatgcatcaACATTTTATTAGTGGTAGATTTTTCGACAAACTTTGACACAAATTATAAAGACAACCAATAAACCAGTACGGAGGTAGCACATTACATTACAttcaagaaaagaaaaaaaatagactCCTAGTAGTAATTAAAGGAGTACTACAAGGCCATGGGCATTGGCGGCTTGACGAGTCCAAATGACAAGTATGCTTCGACCCCTATGCGCGATGCACCCTGTTGAACGTATGCACCCGGCCCACTGCGCACCGGCGCGAAATGTGCCATTGCGTCGAGCGCTCCGCTGCGCACCGGCGCATGGACCGGGCGTAGCGTAGCTCTATTGCACGACCCCTGTGCCCCTGATTTGCCGCTGCCCCTGATAAGCCCTCCCTCCCCTTCGTTTCGCGTTCACAGGAAGCTGCATCCGCGTGCCGCCGTACCCGCCCTGCCCCTCCGGCGTCGCCGAACCCACTCGTCCGGCTTCGGCGGCGCCATGGGGCCCAAGTCCAAGTCCAAGGCCCGGTTGTCTCGGCAGAAATCGCTGGCCAGACCGAGGTAGCTTTTCCCCCTAATTAACCTTTCCTTTTTGGATGCAATGCGGCGCCATTAGTGACCGATCGATCCAGGCCAAGCTCACCATGTATCCTCTATGTTCCTTCCTAGTGACCCAATGCAGGAGCTTAAGTGCACTCAGCACTACGATCGTGAGCATATGTTTGAGTTGAATCAAAAGCGGCTGCGGACCAAATATTGCGATCTTTGTTTGATGTGTGTGCTTATGGATGCGGTCAGGGATGTGTCTGCCCGCTATGGTGGTAAGGAGAAGACGGAGAGGAAGAAGAACATGTCAGTAAGACGCGCTGCTGCCAAGGAGCCTGCAAAACCAAACATCAGTGCTTCCTGGGTTTGCTTGGAGTGCGGTAGCTTTTTTTGTGGTGGTGCAGGATTCGAGCCAGAGGGCCATGTTAGAGCACATCACAAGGAGAAACCTGAGCATCGGTGGTTTGCCAACTCCGATAATACGGATGTACTCTACTGTTGTGAGTGTAACCAGGAGGTTCCTCTCAAGGTTTTTAAGTATCGTCCATCACAAAACAAAGGCACAGCGAAATCAGCAGAAGCTTCAACTGAGTTAGGGCCAAACACCAAGACACTTGATCCGAAGGATGATGATGGTTTGGACAAGAAGGAGGTGGTGACACCGCAGCAGATAGAACCGGTGGAGGTGGAGGGCAAGGGATCCAGCAGTTCGTCATCTCCTCACTCGGAGGATGATGATGGTTTGGACAAGAAGGAAGTGGTGACACCGCAGATGAAACTGGTGGAGGCGGAGGACAAGGGATCCAGCAATCCATCATCCCCTCACTCGGAGGACATAACCAAGGAGCCTGTTTCCATATGCCAGTCAGAGGAGATAGCCAAGGAGGACGTCGCCAAATGTAATGTCATCAGGGGGCTGCCGAATGCCGGCAACACCTGTTTTTTCAATGCCATGCTGCAGTGCTTATTGGCCCTTGACCCACCGCGCAGCATAATGATGGGAAGAAACGTTTGCACAGGGCCAATTGCTGCACTTTTCAAGGAGCTCTTTGTCGACACAAGTGCTTCAAGCAATGCAAAAGACTTCCTTGACCAAAGAAAACTGTTTACATATGTTTGCTCAAGGTGGCCCCAATTCAATACCGGCAGAATGAAGGATGCCGAAGAACTCATCCAACATTTTCTTCATGGTTTAGATGAAGAGGAAGATGAAGCACGAAGATGAAGCACGTCAACCTTCAATGGATGCTTCAAAGAAGGTCACAATTGTTAATTCTATCTTTGCGGGCGAGGAGTCTAGTGCTATATCCAGCACAGAATATGTACACGGTTCCGATAAACGTGAAAGGACCCTTCTATTCCGACTGCCAATTCCACATAGGAAGCACCATGCTGTAGCTTCCAGAAGCAACAATAAAGCTGATGCTGAGGTGCATGGTGGTGATGATCCTGTATCAATTGAGCATTGCTTCTCTTTGTACACTGAGAAAGAGTTGATACCTGATTGGTTCTGTCGGTCTTGCACTGATACAGCTAA
The sequence above is a segment of the Aegilops tauschii subsp. strangulata cultivar AL8/78 chromosome 6, Aet v6.0, whole genome shotgun sequence genome. Coding sequences within it:
- the LOC120966679 gene encoding uncharacterized protein, producing the protein MDTPSSSSSGARSSGSAPLLPIKPEPQETSLRRCTRGGNLVIKEGARVPSPPPGFEPEGHVRAHHKEKPEHRWFANSDNTDVLYCCECNQEVPLKVFKYRPSQNKGTAKSAEASTELGPNTKTLDPKDDDGLDKKEVVTPQQIEPVEVEGKGSSSSSSPHSEDDDGLDKKEVVTPQMKLVEAEDKGSSNPSSPHSEDITKEPVSICQSEEIAKEDVAKCNVIRGLPNAGNTCFFNAMLQCLLALDPPRSIMMGRNVCTGPIAALFKELFVDTSASSNAKDFLDQRKLFTYMKRKMKHEDEARQPSMDASKKVTIVNSIFAGEESSAISSTEYVHGSDKRERTLLFRLPIPHRKHHAVASRSNNKADAEVHGGDDPVSIEHCFSLYTEKELIPDWFCRSCTDTANTNTSETKTVVESGGDDNQNNQKQETTKVSRAARKRLLITRAPDVMVVSLMRQQSAPNIVGYVKLEGHVRFKEILDMQPYMDKRFDENDNNTYRLVGVAQHIGDRKGGHYIVYVRASKMNGQEHLSNDKSWFYASDKIIREASLQEVLGCEAYILLYERCSTHEAQSSSANVTSEEPRLGGCGSREMYILYSHLLSQSKDLAMGVCNGDERLRVKLTEIARNYMLKLVTSLNMVVTESTRNLMQQLDLRFLEMPNKYEELKESLGADLLRNMDVYGHVGEQIMIPLRDKCALIQGLTEYVISKHRAGYSWEGNFGIEDMDVYDGKYKKKASDACKQRAQRMHAESIKIPPPIHPEDPDSPLPETILIDSFGYLSDRTNATTASGRRSRTKKKGKRILVTF